A single window of Malus sylvestris chromosome 5, drMalSylv7.2, whole genome shotgun sequence DNA harbors:
- the LOC126621951 gene encoding uncharacterized protein LOC126621951, whose amino-acid sequence MDSSIGYATFIASLLLCLSSSPMPFANATTSSLISSVCKQTQDRFGYNYNQCVKSLLKDIPTRSASNLKDLDTAIVKLALTNAQQSKAFFVNALNNTGKGIVKGFEGVKQCVDSYDFAVDGFAFSVRGIKDNDKSVSQILTQVQDEIFRCEKALGSAEIELPDSVSSTNFLTTLCRDVAFVITSQL is encoded by the coding sequence ATGGACTCCTCAATCGGATATGCAACTTTCATTGCATCCTTACTCTTATGTCTCTCATCGTCTCCGATGCCATTTGCAAATGCAACAACGTCTTCATTAATTAGTAGTGTTTGCAAGCAAACCCAAGACAGATTCGGCTACAACTACAATCAATGCGTAAAATCTCTTTTGAAAGATATTCCAACTCGATCAGCATCTAATCTCAAAGATCTTGACACAGCTATTGTTAAATTAGCACTAACAAATGCACAACAAAGCAAAGCTTTCTTTGTCAATGCGCTCAACAACACTGGCAAAGGTATTGTTAAGGGGTTCGAAGGAGTCAAACAATGTGTAGATTCATATGATTTTGCGGTAGACGGTTTCGCTTTCTCAGTGCGAGGGATCAAAGATAATGACAAATCGGTCTCCCAAATACTCACacaagtacaagatgaaatttTTCGTTGTGAAAAAGCATTGGGCTCTGCCGAAATTGAACTTCCTGATTCAGTATCTTCGACAAACTTTTTGACCACGTTATGTAGAGACGTCGCATTTGTTATTACTTCACAGTTATGA